The Ensifer adhaerens genome contains a region encoding:
- a CDS encoding argininosuccinate synthase, whose amino-acid sequence MASHKDVKKVVLAYSGGLDTSIILKWLQTELGAEVVTFTADLGQGEELEPARKKAEMLGIKEIYIEDVREEFVKDFVFPMFRANAVYEGVYLLGTSIARPLISKHLIDIAKKTGADAIAHGATGKGNDQVRFELSAYALNPDIKIIAPWRDWSFKSRTDLLEFAEKHQIPVAKDKKGEAPFSVDANLLHSSSEGKVLEDPALEAPEYVHMRTISPEAAPDQATVIKIGFERGDAVSINGVRLSPATLLAKLNEYGRDNGIGRLDLVENRFVGMKSRGVYETPGGTILLSAHRAIESITLDRGAAHLKDELMPRYAELIYYGFWFSPEREMLQAAIDKSQEHVEGEVTLKLYKGNVMVIGRESDKSLYSDKLVTFEDDQGAYDQKDAAGFIKLNALRLRTLAARNR is encoded by the coding sequence ATGGCATCGCATAAAGACGTGAAAAAGGTCGTTCTCGCCTATTCGGGCGGTCTCGACACCTCGATCATCCTGAAGTGGCTGCAGACCGAACTCGGCGCGGAAGTCGTCACCTTCACCGCCGACCTCGGCCAGGGCGAAGAGCTCGAGCCGGCCCGCAAGAAGGCCGAAATGCTCGGCATCAAGGAGATCTACATCGAGGACGTCCGCGAGGAATTCGTCAAGGATTTCGTCTTCCCGATGTTCCGCGCCAACGCCGTCTATGAAGGCGTTTACCTGCTCGGCACCTCGATCGCCCGCCCGCTGATCTCCAAGCACCTGATCGATATCGCCAAGAAGACCGGCGCCGACGCGATCGCCCATGGCGCGACCGGCAAGGGCAACGACCAGGTTCGCTTCGAGCTTTCCGCCTATGCGCTGAACCCGGACATCAAGATCATCGCGCCGTGGCGCGACTGGTCGTTCAAGAGCCGCACCGACCTGCTCGAATTCGCCGAGAAGCACCAGATCCCGGTTGCCAAGGACAAGAAGGGCGAAGCGCCGTTCTCCGTCGACGCCAACCTGCTGCACTCCTCCTCCGAGGGCAAGGTTCTCGAAGACCCGGCACTGGAAGCCCCTGAGTACGTGCACATGCGCACGATCTCGCCGGAAGCCGCTCCCGACCAGGCCACCGTCATCAAGATCGGCTTCGAGCGCGGTGACGCCGTCTCGATCAACGGCGTACGCCTGTCGCCGGCAACCCTGCTTGCCAAGCTCAACGAGTACGGCCGCGACAACGGCATCGGCCGTCTCGACCTCGTCGAGAACCGCTTCGTCGGCATGAAGTCGCGCGGCGTCTACGAGACCCCCGGCGGCACCATCCTGCTCTCCGCGCACCGCGCAATCGAGAGCATCACGCTCGACCGCGGCGCCGCCCACCTCAAGGACGAGCTGATGCCGCGCTACGCCGAGCTGATCTATTACGGCTTCTGGTTCTCACCGGAGCGCGAGATGCTGCAGGCCGCAATCGACAAGAGCCAGGAGCATGTCGAAGGCGAAGTGACGTTGAAGCTCTACAAGGGCAACGTCATGGTCATCGGCCGCGAGAGCGACAAGTCGCTCTACTCCGACAAGCTCGTCACCTTCGAGGACGACCAGGGCGCCTACGACCAGAAGGACGCCGCCGGCTTCATCAAGCTCAACGCGCTGCGCCTGCGCACGCTGGCCGCGCGCAACCGCTAA
- a CDS encoding thiamine diphosphokinase yields MSRSTFTILLGGALSLTDRLAHQLAASRFIAADGGMRHARLLGIVPDVWVGDFDSTEEALLADYASVPREPYPAAKAATDGEIAVEAALSRGADRLIFAGALGGTRSDHAFMHLLHAVALAERGLSVLMTSGEEEAYPLLAGSLDLDLPKGCLFSVLGLTELTGLSIVNARYPLDDFTLPFGSSRTVSNVAEGPLRFTLQSGRAIVLARPYDLSGA; encoded by the coding sequence ATGTCTCGATCGACCTTCACCATTCTGCTTGGCGGCGCCCTTTCGCTGACCGACCGGCTGGCTCACCAGCTGGCCGCAAGTCGCTTCATTGCGGCTGACGGCGGCATGCGCCATGCCCGATTGCTCGGCATCGTGCCGGATGTCTGGGTCGGTGATTTCGACTCGACCGAGGAAGCCCTTCTTGCGGACTACGCCTCCGTCCCGCGCGAGCCCTATCCGGCGGCGAAGGCCGCGACGGACGGGGAGATCGCGGTCGAGGCGGCGCTGTCGCGTGGAGCCGACCGCCTGATTTTCGCCGGCGCACTCGGCGGCACCCGCAGTGATCACGCCTTCATGCACCTGCTGCATGCTGTTGCCCTTGCCGAGCGTGGCCTTTCCGTGTTGATGACCTCGGGCGAGGAAGAGGCCTATCCGCTGCTGGCCGGCTCGCTCGACCTTGATTTGCCGAAGGGCTGCCTCTTCTCGGTGCTCGGGTTGACCGAGCTTACCGGTCTTTCGATCGTCAATGCGCGCTATCCGCTCGACGATTTCACCTTGCCGTTCGGCTCGTCCCGAACCGTTTCCAACGTTGCGGAGGGTCCCCTTCGCTTCACTCTCCAGAGCGGTCGCGCCATTGTTCTCGCCCGCCCCTATGATCTTTCCGGAGCCTGA
- a CDS encoding multidrug effflux MFS transporter gives MTRRMSERRTSIIGAFLVALGPVSMALYTPAMPELVCAFSSSEAAIKMTLSLYFAGFAFAQLVSGTLSDVIGRRRATLIFMAIYLVGSLMAAFAPSVAVLLAGRLVQGIGASVGMTVARAIVRDQFTGTEAARIMNMIGMMLALGPAVSPTLGGLALGLFGWQSIFFLMVGFAAMACLTVQFFMAETATPDPAKGHLKPILAAYRRLVSDSRFVSSTLVIGGAVGALYAWATMLPFVLINAVGLTPTEFGVGMLMQSGLFFSGTVVVRLLMRRFTPQALVPAGLVFIGAASLALAYTMHVLPPSFLSVMLPIGIYAFGIAFVMPYMMTAAMAPFPDIAGTASAVMGFVQMGSGLLGGAIAAAVGAPVLALGTIIPCFGLVCILSYVWYRRNVRSQPLAVPVKDPLSEAAE, from the coding sequence ATGACGCGTCGCATGAGCGAGCGGCGCACAAGCATCATCGGTGCCTTCCTGGTGGCGCTCGGCCCCGTTTCCATGGCGCTGTATACGCCGGCGATGCCTGAACTGGTGTGCGCCTTCTCCTCCAGCGAAGCGGCGATCAAGATGACGCTGTCGCTCTATTTCGCCGGCTTCGCCTTTGCCCAGTTGGTGTCTGGCACGCTCTCCGATGTCATCGGTCGCCGCCGCGCGACGCTGATCTTCATGGCGATCTACCTCGTCGGCAGCCTGATGGCGGCCTTTGCGCCTTCCGTCGCGGTGCTTTTGGCCGGCCGCCTGGTGCAGGGCATCGGCGCCTCCGTCGGGATGACCGTGGCGCGTGCGATCGTGCGCGACCAGTTCACCGGGACTGAGGCCGCACGCATCATGAACATGATCGGCATGATGCTGGCCCTCGGACCCGCCGTGTCCCCGACGCTTGGCGGCCTGGCGCTCGGTCTCTTCGGGTGGCAGTCGATCTTCTTCCTGATGGTCGGCTTTGCCGCCATGGCCTGTCTCACCGTGCAGTTTTTCATGGCCGAGACCGCGACCCCGGATCCGGCCAAGGGCCACCTGAAGCCCATCCTTGCGGCCTATCGGCGGTTGGTGAGCGACAGCCGCTTCGTTTCCTCGACACTTGTGATCGGCGGAGCGGTCGGCGCACTTTATGCCTGGGCGACCATGCTGCCCTTCGTACTGATCAATGCGGTGGGGCTGACACCGACCGAGTTCGGCGTCGGCATGCTGATGCAGTCGGGCCTTTTCTTTTCGGGAACCGTGGTGGTGCGGCTGCTGATGCGGCGTTTCACGCCGCAGGCGCTGGTGCCGGCCGGCCTCGTCTTCATCGGTGCGGCCAGCCTCGCGCTTGCCTACACCATGCACGTGCTGCCGCCGAGCTTCCTCTCGGTCATGCTGCCGATCGGGATTTATGCCTTCGGCATCGCCTTCGTCATGCCCTATATGATGACGGCGGCGATGGCGCCGTTTCCGGACATCGCTGGCACGGCGTCGGCAGTGATGGGTTTCGTACAGATGGGCTCGGGGCTGCTTGGTGGCGCGATCGCCGCTGCGGTCGGCGCTCCGGTGCTGGCGCTCGGCACGATCATTCCATGCTTCGGCCTCGTCTGCATCCTGAGCTATGTCTGGTATCGCCGCAACGTTCGCTCGCAGCCGCTCGCCGTGCCGGTCAAGGATCCGCTTTCGGAAGCGGCGGAGTAG
- a CDS encoding MarR family winged helix-turn-helix transcriptional regulator, giving the protein MPFKLESETIGMLLTDVSRLLRGAFDRKVNAMDLGITPGEARTLIQVALTEGIKQAEIATRMGIEPMTLSAYLDRLEANGLVARVPDPADRRAKNVVITEKAGPLFNELMTGLREMMDAYTEGLDSEARALLCSNLRILRDNLRQLDPCLAGKETAEKAEVRVGAAQ; this is encoded by the coding sequence ATGCCCTTCAAGCTAGAATCCGAAACCATTGGAATGCTTCTGACCGATGTCTCGCGCCTCTTGCGCGGGGCCTTCGACCGCAAGGTTAATGCCATGGATCTGGGCATCACGCCTGGCGAGGCGCGCACGCTGATCCAGGTGGCGCTCACCGAGGGCATCAAACAGGCCGAAATCGCCACACGCATGGGCATTGAGCCGATGACGCTGTCGGCCTATCTCGACAGGCTGGAGGCGAACGGGCTCGTCGCCCGCGTTCCCGATCCGGCGGATCGCCGCGCCAAGAATGTCGTCATCACCGAAAAGGCCGGTCCGTTGTTCAACGAGCTGATGACCGGTCTTCGCGAAATGATGGATGCCTATACGGAAGGGCTGGACTCGGAAGCGCGCGCGCTTCTCTGTTCCAACCTGCGCATCCTGCGTGACAATTTGCGTCAGCTCGATCCGTGCCTTGCCGGTAAGGAGACAGCGGAGAAGGCCGAAGTCCGGGTCGGAGCCGCGCAATGA
- a CDS encoding ABC transporter permease — protein MSLIAFWGAVELGLVYAFVALGVFLAFRVLDFPDLTVDGSFPLGAAVTAVLIIAGVNPWLAACVAMVAGAAAGIVTAMLNVRFKILNLLASILTMIALFSVNLRVMGKPNVALINADTMLSPFYGLGLRDFYVRPLFIGVLVIVAVIIVWRFLESDAGLAMRATGANARMARAQGVDTNRQIYLGMAISNALVAFGGALFAQTNGFADVTSGVGTIVVGLAAVIIGETLLGARGILIALIGCVLGSILYRIAIQLALSTDMLGLQASDLNFVTAALVTFALVLPRLRRGGAA, from the coding sequence TTGAGTCTAATTGCTTTCTGGGGAGCCGTGGAGCTGGGGCTGGTCTATGCCTTCGTTGCCCTCGGCGTCTTTCTCGCATTCCGGGTTCTCGATTTTCCCGACCTCACGGTCGACGGATCGTTTCCGCTGGGCGCCGCCGTCACCGCGGTCCTGATCATCGCCGGCGTCAATCCGTGGCTTGCCGCCTGCGTGGCGATGGTCGCTGGTGCCGCAGCCGGCATCGTCACGGCGATGCTTAACGTGCGCTTCAAGATCCTCAACCTGCTCGCCTCGATCCTGACGATGATCGCGCTGTTCTCGGTCAACCTGCGCGTCATGGGCAAGCCGAACGTCGCGCTGATCAACGCCGACACGATGCTGTCACCCTTCTACGGCCTCGGCTTGCGCGATTTCTACGTCCGGCCGCTGTTTATCGGCGTGCTCGTGATCGTCGCCGTCATCATCGTCTGGCGCTTCCTTGAGAGCGATGCCGGTCTTGCGATGCGCGCCACTGGCGCCAATGCCCGCATGGCCCGCGCACAGGGCGTCGACACCAACCGCCAGATCTATCTCGGCATGGCGATCTCCAACGCGCTCGTCGCCTTCGGTGGCGCGCTGTTCGCCCAGACCAACGGCTTTGCCGACGTCACCTCGGGTGTCGGCACCATCGTCGTCGGGCTTGCGGCGGTCATCATCGGCGAGACGCTGCTCGGTGCCCGCGGCATCCTGATTGCGCTGATCGGCTGCGTGCTCGGCTCGATCCTCTACCGTATAGCGATCCAGCTGGCGCTGTCGACCGACATGCTCGGGCTGCAGGCCTCCGACCTCAACTTCGTGACCGCGGCACTCGTCACCTTCGCCCTCGTCCTTCCCCGTCTGCGTCGTGGAGGTGCGGCATGA
- the thiB gene encoding thiamine ABC transporter substrate binding subunit yields MSNSSQLKFFSRLALATAASLVFSGAATAADKTLTVYTYESFITEWGPGAKVAEAFEKTCECKVNYVGVADGVELLTRLKLEGEASKADIVLGLDTNLVAEAKATGFFVPHGVEATGVTVPGNFSDDTFLPYDYGHFAVVYDTETLKTPPKSLKELVEGDPSQKIVIEDPRTSTPGLGLLLWVKAVYGDEAGAAWTKLKDRVLTVTPGWSEAYGLFTKGEAPMVLSYTTSPAYHMVAENTERYQAAAFSEGHYIQIEVAGMTKNAKEPELAKQFLAFMTGPDFQSIIPTTNWMMPVAATKEPLPDAFNKLVKPENTFLLPSEEVAKNRKAWIDEWLAAMSKN; encoded by the coding sequence ATGTCCAATTCATCGCAACTTAAATTCTTTAGCCGGCTAGCCCTTGCGACGGCCGCGAGCCTTGTTTTCTCCGGCGCCGCGACCGCCGCCGACAAGACGCTGACGGTGTACACCTATGAGAGCTTCATCACCGAATGGGGCCCGGGCGCCAAGGTCGCAGAAGCCTTCGAGAAGACCTGCGAATGCAAGGTCAACTATGTCGGCGTGGCCGACGGCGTCGAGTTGCTCACCCGCCTGAAGCTCGAAGGCGAGGCTTCCAAGGCCGACATCGTGCTTGGCCTCGACACCAACCTCGTTGCGGAAGCCAAAGCAACGGGCTTCTTCGTGCCGCACGGCGTCGAGGCAACCGGCGTCACCGTTCCCGGCAACTTCTCGGACGACACGTTCCTGCCCTATGACTACGGCCACTTCGCCGTCGTCTACGACACCGAGACGCTGAAGACGCCGCCGAAGAGCCTGAAGGAGCTGGTGGAAGGCGATCCGTCGCAGAAGATCGTCATCGAGGATCCGCGTACGTCGACGCCGGGCCTCGGCCTCCTGCTCTGGGTCAAGGCCGTCTATGGCGATGAGGCGGGTGCCGCCTGGACGAAGCTGAAGGACCGCGTTCTGACCGTCACCCCCGGCTGGTCGGAAGCCTATGGCCTCTTCACCAAGGGCGAGGCGCCGATGGTGCTGTCCTACACCACGTCGCCGGCCTACCACATGGTCGCGGAAAACACCGAGCGCTACCAGGCCGCTGCCTTCTCCGAAGGGCACTACATCCAGATCGAAGTCGCCGGCATGACCAAGAACGCCAAGGAGCCGGAACTGGCAAAGCAGTTCCTCGCCTTCATGACCGGTCCGGACTTCCAGTCGATCATCCCGACGACGAACTGGATGATGCCGGTCGCAGCGACCAAGGAGCCGCTGCCGGACGCCTTCAATAAGCTGGTCAAGCCGGAAAACACCTTCCTCCTGCCCTCGGAGGAAGTCGCCAAGAACCGCAAGGCCTGGATCGACGAATGGCTTGCCGCCATGAGCAAGAACTGA
- a CDS encoding ABC-F family ATP-binding cassette domain-containing protein has translation MAPPILKLDDIFLTFGGAPLLAGANFQVEPGDRICLVGRNGSGKSTLMKIAAGLAEAQSGEIFRHPSATIRYLHQAPDFDGYDTVQAYAEAGLGPSDDPYRVAYLLQHLGLTGEEDPKRLSGGEARRAALARVMAPEPDILLLDEPTNHLDLPTIEWLEDELIRSRSALVLISHDRRFLEKVSTATVWLDRGQSRRLDRGFAHFEAWRDEVLEAEELEQHKLGKAIEREEHWLRYGVTARRKRNMRRLGELQTMRATYRGHKGPQGTVQATAADAKESGKLVIEAEKVTKAYGERTIVAPFSIRVHRGDRIGLVGPNGAGKTTLLKILTGQIEPGTGTVKLGTNLEIATLDQKREDLNLDETLAHYLTDGRGDNLLVNGEQRHVTGYMKDFLFQPEQARTPIRELSGGERARLMLARILARATNLLILDEPTNDLDIETLDLLQEIVAGFAGTVILVSHDRDFLDRTVTSTIAPANPEAPDGRWIEYAGGYSDMMAQRKGAIEEKRKAEKAEKAKAEAAAPVAEAPKAAKGKLSYKQKFALENLPKEIAKAEAEAAKREEKMADPNLFTKDPNAFAKLAQELEKLRADLARMEEEWLELEMLREELEG, from the coding sequence TTGGCGCCTCCCATTCTGAAACTCGACGACATCTTCCTCACCTTCGGTGGCGCGCCGCTGCTAGCCGGCGCCAATTTTCAAGTCGAACCGGGCGACCGCATCTGTCTTGTCGGCCGCAACGGCTCGGGCAAGTCGACGCTGATGAAGATTGCCGCGGGTCTGGCCGAGGCGCAGTCGGGCGAAATCTTCCGCCATCCCTCCGCGACCATCCGCTATCTGCACCAGGCGCCGGATTTCGACGGCTACGACACCGTGCAGGCCTATGCCGAGGCAGGACTCGGCCCGAGTGACGATCCCTATCGCGTCGCCTATCTGCTGCAGCACCTGGGGTTGACCGGCGAGGAAGACCCGAAGCGCCTTTCGGGCGGCGAAGCGCGTCGCGCGGCGCTTGCCCGTGTCATGGCGCCGGAGCCGGATATCCTGCTGCTCGACGAGCCGACCAACCATCTCGACCTGCCGACGATCGAATGGCTGGAAGACGAACTGATCCGCAGCCGTTCGGCGCTCGTTCTGATCTCGCACGACCGGCGCTTCCTGGAAAAGGTCTCGACCGCGACCGTCTGGCTCGACCGTGGCCAGTCGCGGCGGCTCGACCGCGGCTTTGCCCATTTCGAGGCCTGGCGCGACGAGGTGCTGGAGGCCGAGGAGCTGGAGCAGCACAAGCTCGGCAAAGCGATCGAGCGCGAGGAACATTGGCTGCGCTACGGCGTGACCGCACGACGTAAGCGCAACATGCGCCGCCTCGGTGAGCTGCAGACCATGCGGGCGACCTATCGCGGCCACAAGGGGCCGCAGGGAACGGTACAGGCGACGGCCGCCGACGCCAAGGAATCGGGCAAGCTGGTGATCGAGGCGGAGAAGGTCACCAAGGCCTATGGCGAGCGTACCATCGTCGCGCCGTTCTCGATCCGCGTGCACCGCGGCGACCGCATCGGTCTGGTCGGCCCGAACGGCGCCGGCAAGACGACGCTTCTGAAGATCCTGACCGGGCAGATCGAACCGGGTACGGGTACGGTCAAGCTCGGCACCAATCTCGAAATCGCGACGCTTGACCAGAAGCGCGAAGACCTCAATCTCGACGAAACGCTGGCGCACTACCTGACCGACGGGCGCGGCGACAACCTGCTGGTCAATGGCGAGCAGCGCCACGTCACCGGCTACATGAAGGACTTCCTGTTCCAGCCGGAGCAGGCGCGCACCCCGATCCGCGAGCTTTCGGGCGGCGAGCGCGCAAGGCTGATGCTGGCGCGCATCCTCGCGCGCGCAACCAACCTTCTGATCCTCGACGAGCCGACCAACGACCTCGACATCGAGACGCTCGACCTCCTGCAGGAGATCGTCGCCGGTTTTGCCGGAACGGTGATCCTCGTCAGCCACGATCGCGACTTCCTCGACCGCACCGTCACCTCGACGATTGCGCCGGCCAATCCGGAGGCGCCGGATGGACGCTGGATCGAGTATGCCGGCGGCTATTCCGACATGATGGCGCAGCGCAAGGGCGCGATCGAGGAGAAGCGCAAGGCCGAGAAGGCGGAAAAGGCCAAGGCCGAGGCGGCGGCCCCTGTCGCCGAAGCGCCGAAGGCTGCCAAGGGTAAGCTTTCCTACAAGCAGAAATTCGCGCTCGAAAACCTGCCGAAAGAGATTGCCAAGGCGGAAGCCGAGGCTGCCAAGCGCGAAGAAAAGATGGCGGACCCCAATCTTTTCACAAAAGATCCAAATGCTTTTGCGAAGCTGGCGCAGGAGCTGGAAAAGCTGCGTGCCGACCTCGCTCGCATGGAAGAGGAATGGCTGGAGCTCGAAATGCTGCGCGAGGAGCTTGAGGGCTGA
- a CDS encoding LysE family translocator — translation MDFIPSLPTLLTFAAATLLLAATPGPDMTLSISRALAQGKKAALFVVLGTSFGIVVHTLLVAFGISALITASPTAFTILKTGGAAYLLWLAVQAMRFGSSISVQKVEPTEGKALANISAGFWVNLLNPKVIIFFMTFLPQFVSADDPSVTGKLLFLGLFFITIGMPVNMLVVFTADWLASWLQRNKGVMRALDFSFAGVFSVFAVKIFMTTAR, via the coding sequence ATGGACTTCATTCCCAGCCTGCCGACCCTCCTGACCTTTGCCGCTGCGACGCTGCTTCTGGCGGCCACACCCGGCCCGGACATGACGCTTTCGATCAGCCGGGCGCTCGCCCAGGGCAAGAAGGCCGCGCTCTTCGTCGTGCTCGGCACCAGCTTCGGCATCGTCGTGCATACGCTGCTCGTCGCGTTCGGCATCTCGGCGCTGATCACCGCCTCGCCAACCGCATTCACCATCCTCAAGACCGGCGGTGCCGCCTACCTGCTCTGGCTTGCGGTGCAGGCGATGCGCTTCGGCTCCAGCATTTCGGTGCAGAAGGTCGAGCCGACGGAAGGCAAGGCGCTTGCCAACATCTCGGCCGGCTTCTGGGTGAACCTGTTGAACCCCAAGGTCATCATCTTCTTCATGACCTTCCTGCCGCAGTTCGTCAGCGCCGATGATCCCTCGGTCACCGGCAAGCTTCTGTTCCTCGGCCTGTTCTTCATCACCATCGGCATGCCGGTGAACATGCTGGTCGTCTTCACCGCCGACTGGCTTGCCTCCTGGCTGCAGCGCAACAAGGGCGTGATGCGGGCACTTGATTTCAGCTTCGCCGGCGTCTTCTCGGTGTTTGCGGTGAAGATTTTCATGACGACGGCGCGGTAA
- a CDS encoding ABC transporter ATP-binding protein: MISVNNIEVIFGKGTPLQKQALNGVSLTIEQGSFVTVIGSNGAGKSTLLGVLAGDVLPSAGQVTIGKTDVSRKGTAARAGLVARVFQDPLTGSCGALSIEENLALAAKRGEARGLTAALGPKRREHFRERIAELNLGLENRMGDRMDLLSGGQRQAVSLVMATLAGSEVLLLDEHTAALDPGMAEFVMNLTQKIVSERKLTTMMVTHSMRQALDYGHRTIMLHGGEIVLDVAGDSRKELQVEDLIAMFRRIRGQTLDDDALLIG, translated from the coding sequence ATGATCAGCGTCAACAACATCGAGGTCATCTTCGGCAAGGGCACGCCGCTGCAGAAGCAGGCGCTGAACGGCGTCAGCCTGACGATCGAGCAGGGCTCCTTCGTCACCGTCATTGGCTCCAACGGCGCCGGCAAGTCGACGTTGCTCGGCGTGCTCGCCGGCGATGTGCTGCCAAGTGCCGGCCAGGTGACGATCGGCAAGACAGACGTCAGCCGCAAGGGTACCGCTGCGCGCGCGGGACTCGTCGCTCGCGTCTTCCAGGATCCGCTGACCGGCAGCTGCGGCGCACTCTCGATCGAGGAAAACCTGGCGCTTGCTGCCAAACGTGGCGAGGCCCGCGGCCTCACAGCCGCGCTCGGCCCCAAGCGCCGCGAACATTTCCGCGAACGCATCGCCGAGCTCAACCTCGGCCTTGAAAACCGCATGGGCGACCGCATGGACCTTCTGTCCGGCGGCCAGCGCCAGGCGGTCTCGCTGGTCATGGCGACGCTCGCAGGCTCCGAAGTGCTGCTGCTCGACGAGCATACGGCAGCCCTCGACCCTGGCATGGCCGAGTTCGTGATGAACCTGACGCAGAAGATCGTCTCCGAGCGCAAGCTGACGACGATGATGGTCACCCATTCGATGCGCCAGGCACTCGACTACGGCCACCGCACCATCATGCTCCACGGCGGCGAGATCGTTCTCGACGTCGCCGGCGACAGCCGCAAGGAACTGCAGGTCGAGGACCTGATCGCCATGTTCCGCCGCATCCGCGGCCAGACGCTCGACGACGATGCGCTGCTGATCGGCTGA
- a CDS encoding GNAT family N-acetyltransferase, translating into MPDMLVRLYALPAEPQSKLGLGISIRRAMAPERRLVVSWIERTFGAGWAGEAEAAFSSTPTRMHVAVHDGKIVGFSCHDVTALGFFGPTGVDESMRGQGIGEALLLASLTAMREAGYGYAIIGGVGPAKFYERVAGAVEIPDSTPGIYAGMLFPDPVPEGH; encoded by the coding sequence ATGCCCGATATGCTTGTTCGACTTTATGCCCTGCCGGCTGAACCTCAGTCGAAGCTTGGCCTTGGCATCAGCATTCGCCGCGCCATGGCGCCGGAGCGCCGCCTGGTTGTTTCCTGGATCGAAAGGACTTTCGGTGCCGGATGGGCGGGCGAGGCGGAAGCCGCCTTTTCCTCCACCCCTACGCGCATGCACGTCGCTGTCCATGACGGAAAGATCGTCGGCTTTTCCTGCCACGACGTAACGGCACTCGGCTTCTTCGGTCCGACCGGCGTCGACGAAAGCATGCGCGGGCAGGGGATCGGTGAGGCGCTTCTGCTTGCAAGCCTCACGGCGATGCGCGAGGCCGGCTATGGCTACGCGATTATCGGCGGCGTCGGGCCGGCGAAGTTCTACGAGCGGGTGGCCGGCGCCGTCGAAATTCCGGATTCGACCCCCGGCATTTATGCCGGCATGCTTTTCCCCGATCCGGTGCCCGAGGGGCATTGA